A genomic stretch from Alloyangia pacifica includes:
- a CDS encoding SDR family oxidoreductase → MDLGIAGKTALVCASSKGLGRGCAEALAEAGCNLVMNARGAEALEATAAEIRATYGVEVATVAADIVSEDGRAQVLEVARGADILVTNAGGPPPGIWSDWDRTDFLKALDGNMLTPIALMQSLLPGMMERGWGRVVNITSRSVKAPILQLGLSNSARAGLTGFVAGTSRQVAEKGVTINNLLPGVHETARIVQMDKHDAEKTGRPIAEISAERAAGIPTREYGQAADFGRMCAYLCSVHARFIVGQNIVLDGGETLATI, encoded by the coding sequence ATGGATCTCGGGATCGCGGGGAAAACGGCGCTGGTCTGCGCCTCGTCGAAGGGGCTGGGGCGTGGCTGTGCCGAGGCGCTGGCCGAAGCGGGCTGCAACCTTGTCATGAACGCGCGTGGCGCCGAGGCGCTCGAGGCGACCGCCGCCGAGATCCGCGCCACCTATGGGGTCGAGGTGGCCACCGTAGCGGCCGACATCGTCTCGGAGGACGGCCGGGCGCAGGTGCTCGAGGTGGCGCGCGGGGCCGACATTCTGGTGACCAACGCGGGCGGTCCGCCTCCGGGGATATGGAGCGACTGGGACCGCACCGATTTTCTCAAGGCGCTTGACGGCAACATGCTCACCCCGATCGCCCTGATGCAGTCGCTGCTGCCGGGGATGATGGAGCGCGGCTGGGGCCGGGTCGTCAACATCACCTCGCGCTCGGTCAAGGCGCCGATCCTGCAGCTCGGCCTTTCGAACTCGGCGCGGGCGGGGCTCACGGGCTTTGTGGCCGGCACTTCGCGCCAGGTGGCCGAAAAGGGCGTGACGATCAACAACCTGCTGCCGGGCGTGCATGAGACCGCGCGCATCGTGCAGATGGACAAGCACGACGCCGAGAAAACCGGCCGCCCCATCGCCGAGATCAGCGCCGAGCGGGCGGCGGGGATCCCGACGCGGGAATACGGGCAGGCCGCGGATTTCGGGCGCATGTGCGCCTATCTCTGCTCGGTCCATGCGCGGTTCATCGTCGGGCAGAACATCGTGCTCGACGGCGGCGAGACGCTGGCGACGATCTGA
- a CDS encoding DUF302 domain-containing protein: MLRTLALLITLPAAATAQEVITHAYDGSFEEATFALENAIIGEGLVVDHVSHVGEMLARTGADIGAETHLFDAADVYLFCSATTSREVMQADPENLAFCPYAMFVESRGAETKIGYRSFARESMAPVNALLARIAGAATEF, translated from the coding sequence ATGCTCAGAACGCTTGCCCTGCTGATCACCCTGCCGGCCGCCGCCACGGCGCAGGAGGTCATCACCCACGCCTATGACGGCAGCTTCGAGGAGGCGACTTTCGCGCTCGAGAATGCGATCATCGGCGAGGGGCTGGTGGTCGATCACGTCAGCCATGTCGGCGAGATGCTGGCCCGGACCGGCGCCGACATCGGCGCCGAGACCCATCTTTTCGATGCCGCCGACGTGTATCTCTTTTGCTCCGCCACCACCTCGCGCGAGGTGATGCAAGCGGATCCGGAAAACCTTGCGTTCTGCCCCTATGCGATGTTCGTCGAGAGCCGGGGCGCCGAGACCAAGATCGGCTACCGCAGCTTTGCACGTGAAAGCATGGCGCCGGTCAACGCGCTGCTCGCCCGCATTGCCGGCGCCGCCACGGAGTTCTGA
- the hemA gene encoding 5-aminolevulinate synthase, giving the protein MYDALFRDQLDRLKADGNYRHFAELQRLRGAFPAATHHGAHREVTIWCSNDYLGMGQHPAVLEAMHTALESCGAGAGGTRNISGTTHEHVLLEADLAELHGKQAALLFTSGYVSNWASLGTLGARIPGLVILSDALNHASMIEGIRQSKAERVIWRHNDLADLERHLATLPLDRPKLIAFESVYSMDGDIAPIAGICALAERYNAMTYLDEVHAVGLYGPRGGGIAEREGLMDRIDVIQGTLGKAYGVAGGYIAASATLCDFIRSFASGFIFTTALPPAVAAGARAAVAHLKRSQRERAAQRRAVASVREGLDRIGVPHLPNPSHIIPVMVGCPQKCRYISDRLLDEHGIYIQPINHPTVPRGTERLRITPAPVHSAEDIRRLLLALESLWAECQLARRPMAAQ; this is encoded by the coding sequence ATGTATGATGCCTTGTTCCGCGACCAGCTCGACAGGCTCAAGGCCGACGGCAACTACCGCCATTTTGCCGAACTGCAACGTCTACGGGGGGCGTTTCCCGCTGCCACCCACCACGGCGCGCACCGCGAGGTGACCATCTGGTGCTCGAACGACTATCTCGGCATGGGCCAGCACCCGGCGGTGCTTGAGGCGATGCACACCGCGCTTGAGTCTTGCGGCGCTGGCGCGGGCGGCACCCGAAACATCTCTGGCACCACCCACGAGCACGTGCTGCTCGAGGCGGACCTGGCCGAGCTGCACGGCAAGCAGGCGGCGCTGCTTTTCACTTCCGGCTATGTGTCGAACTGGGCCAGCCTCGGTACGCTCGGCGCGCGCATTCCGGGTCTGGTTATCCTGTCTGACGCGCTCAACCATGCCTCGATGATCGAGGGCATCCGGCAGTCCAAGGCAGAGCGGGTCATATGGAGGCACAACGATCTGGCCGATTTGGAACGCCACCTCGCCACCCTGCCTCTCGACCGGCCCAAGCTGATCGCCTTCGAAAGCGTGTACTCGATGGATGGCGACATCGCTCCGATCGCTGGGATCTGCGCGCTGGCCGAGCGCTACAACGCGATGACCTATCTCGACGAGGTCCATGCCGTCGGCCTTTACGGACCGCGCGGCGGCGGCATCGCCGAGCGCGAAGGCCTGATGGACCGCATCGACGTGATCCAGGGCACGCTGGGCAAGGCCTATGGTGTGGCCGGTGGTTATATCGCCGCGTCGGCGACGCTCTGCGACTTCATCCGCAGCTTCGCCTCGGGCTTCATCTTCACCACCGCGCTGCCGCCCGCCGTCGCCGCAGGAGCCCGCGCCGCCGTGGCGCACCTGAAGCGCTCGCAGCGCGAGCGCGCCGCGCAGCGCCGCGCGGTGGCCAGCGTGCGCGAGGGGCTCGACCGGATCGGCGTGCCGCATCTGCCGAACCCCAGCCACATCATCCCGGTGATGGTCGGCTGCCCGCAGAAATGTCGCTACATCTCGGACCGGCTGCTCGACGAGCACGGCATCTACATCCAGCCGATCAACCATCCCACGGTGCCGCGCGGCACCGAGCGGCTGCGCATCACCCCCGCGCCGGTCCATTCCGCCGAGGACATCCGGCGGCTTCTTCTGGCGCTCGAGTCGCTTTGGGCCGAATGCCAGCTGGCGCGGAGACCTATGGCGGCGCAGTAA
- a CDS encoding c-type cytochrome, with protein sequence MRAVASMILGGLMLAGGTPLSAGDPAAGRKVANMCRTCHGIDGMAQIPIAPNIGGEPETYLESQLMAFKSGAREHEMMSVVAAGLTAQQIADVAAWYGSHSASASLPEGVSEADAPEACVSCHGADGIALLPEAPNLAGEVNIYIDTQLKAFRTGKRKHDIMSSIAAEMTDEDIRAVADWYAAVKLEIDGPE encoded by the coding sequence ATGAGGGCTGTCGCCTCGATGATCCTCGGCGGGCTGATGCTCGCCGGGGGCACCCCGCTCTCTGCCGGTGATCCGGCGGCGGGCCGGAAAGTCGCCAACATGTGCCGCACCTGCCACGGCATTGATGGCATGGCACAAATCCCCATCGCGCCGAACATCGGCGGCGAGCCCGAGACCTATCTCGAGAGCCAGCTCATGGCGTTCAAGAGCGGCGCGCGCGAGCACGAGATGATGTCGGTCGTCGCGGCGGGCCTCACGGCGCAGCAGATCGCCGATGTGGCCGCCTGGTACGGATCGCATAGCGCCAGCGCCAGCTTGCCCGAGGGGGTGAGCGAGGCAGATGCACCCGAGGCCTGCGTGTCGTGTCATGGGGCAGACGGCATCGCCCTGCTGCCCGAGGCGCCGAACCTCGCGGGTGAGGTCAACATCTACATCGACACCCAGCTCAAGGCGTTCAGGACCGGCAAGCGCAAGCATGACATCATGTCCTCGATCGCCGCCGAGATGACCGACGAGGACATCCGCGCAGTGGCCGACTGGTACGCGGCGGTGAAGCTGGAGATCGACGGGCCGGAGTGA
- a CDS encoding c-type cytochrome: protein MSKSLKLYGSVFGGIAVTLTFAVNMADRFVAQAPADLRSLTPLQLAAPPSPAGGLVAAAGAGEAPKDDPLGIGREALPEEIAAWNLDVSPDGTGLPPGSGSVEDGEMLFSENCASCHGEFAEGSGNWPKLAGGEDTLANKDPVKTVGSYWPHLSTAWDYVHRSMPFGNAQSLEPDEVYAIVAYILYSNFIVDEDFTLSNETFSEVVMPNEGGFIVDDRPETEYPQWTGEPCMTDCKESVEITMRATVLDVTPDHGSDEAAAEPSAEARGEKVELASAVTSTEAAGVATDAAAEPAPPLAAADPELIAAGEKVFKKCMSCHAVGDGARNKSGPELNGIVGRGIGSIDGFRYSKPFEEAHGAGETWTLERLHAFLEKPKEAMKGTKMSFPGLRKPEAIDAVIAYLSTFAE from the coding sequence ATGTCGAAGTCTCTTAAACTCTACGGCAGCGTCTTCGGCGGCATCGCGGTCACCCTGACCTTCGCGGTCAACATGGCCGACCGTTTCGTGGCTCAGGCGCCCGCCGACCTGCGGAGCCTGACCCCGCTTCAGCTCGCCGCGCCGCCTTCCCCTGCGGGCGGCCTCGTCGCCGCCGCCGGGGCCGGCGAAGCGCCCAAGGACGACCCGCTCGGTATCGGCCGCGAAGCCCTGCCCGAGGAGATCGCCGCCTGGAACCTAGACGTCTCGCCCGACGGCACCGGCCTGCCGCCCGGCAGCGGCTCGGTCGAGGATGGCGAGATGCTCTTTTCCGAGAACTGCGCCTCCTGCCACGGTGAGTTCGCAGAAGGATCGGGCAACTGGCCGAAGCTGGCCGGCGGCGAGGACACGCTGGCCAACAAGGATCCGGTGAAGACCGTGGGCAGCTACTGGCCGCACCTGTCGACCGCCTGGGACTACGTGCACCGCTCGATGCCCTTCGGCAACGCGCAGTCGCTGGAGCCGGACGAGGTCTATGCCATTGTCGCCTACATCCTCTATTCGAACTTCATCGTCGACGAGGACTTCACCCTCTCGAACGAGACCTTCTCCGAGGTGGTCATGCCCAACGAGGGCGGCTTCATCGTCGATGACCGGCCCGAGACCGAATACCCGCAATGGACCGGCGAGCCCTGCATGACGGATTGCAAGGAGAGCGTCGAGATCACCATGCGCGCCACCGTGCTCGACGTGACCCCGGACCATGGCAGCGACGAGGCTGCGGCTGAGCCTTCTGCAGAGGCCCGCGGCGAAAAAGTAGAACTGGCCTCTGCCGTCACTAGTACCGAGGCCGCAGGGGTCGCAACGGATGCCGCAGCCGAGCCCGCGCCCCCCCTTGCTGCCGCCGACCCCGAGTTGATCGCCGCCGGAGAGAAGGTGTTCAAAAAGTGCATGTCCTGCCACGCGGTGGGCGACGGGGCGAGGAACAAGTCCGGCCCCGAGCTCAACGGCATCGTCGGACGCGGCATCGGCTCGATCGACGGCTTCCGCTACTCCAAGCCCTTTGAGGAGGCGCACGGCGCAGGCGAGACCTGGACCCTCGAGCGGCTGCACGCCTTCCTCGAGAAGCCCAAGGAGGCGATGAAGGGCACCAAGATGTCCTTCCCCGGACTGCGCAAGCCCGAGGCTATCGACGCGGTCATCGCCTATCTCTCGACCTTCGCCGAATGA
- a CDS encoding PQQ-dependent sugar dehydrogenase has protein sequence MKANHFVSNLLFSTILTTPVVAQDNMDKLSNMQRTDAAFTFIDQEGERADALKEILPHINVPDGFEVSLYAVVPDARSMAVAPQGTVVFAGTRKDKVWSIVDRDRNRVADEVKDFAPSVTFDVPNGPCFSPDGFLYIAERNRVLTFPAAEFFFEGPDPAVGEVIAKGELIPAEEESFNHTARVCRVGPDGKLYISLGQPHNIQPKDKLEMYDKMGIGGIIRVNTDGTGREVYTRGIRNSVGHDFNPADGSLWFTDNQVDGMGDDIPPGELNRQTEAGQHFGFPWTNGGTEIPDYKDVERPEGVEFVEPQVNMQAHAADLGMRFYTGGSFPDKYKGGIFSAQHGSWNRTEPVGARVMFTSLDEEGNAANTEVFADGWLDEETGEYRGRPMDVAFLRDGSMLVSDDFAGAIWRIAFAPKAAE, from the coding sequence ATGAAAGCCAATCATTTCGTTTCAAATCTTCTATTTTCCACCATCCTGACGACGCCGGTCGTTGCGCAGGACAATATGGACAAGCTGTCCAACATGCAGCGGACCGATGCCGCCTTCACCTTCATCGACCAGGAGGGCGAACGCGCCGACGCGCTGAAGGAAATCCTGCCGCATATCAACGTCCCCGACGGCTTCGAGGTCAGCCTCTACGCCGTGGTGCCGGATGCCCGCTCGATGGCTGTCGCGCCGCAGGGCACCGTCGTTTTTGCGGGCACCCGCAAGGACAAGGTCTGGTCGATCGTCGACCGCGACCGCAACCGCGTGGCGGATGAGGTGAAGGACTTCGCGCCCTCGGTCACCTTCGACGTGCCGAACGGGCCGTGTTTCTCGCCCGACGGTTTCCTCTATATCGCCGAGCGCAACCGGGTGCTGACCTTCCCGGCGGCGGAGTTCTTCTTTGAGGGGCCGGACCCCGCGGTGGGCGAGGTGATCGCCAAGGGCGAGCTGATCCCCGCCGAGGAAGAGAGCTTCAACCACACCGCCCGCGTCTGCCGCGTCGGGCCGGACGGCAAGCTCTACATCTCGCTCGGCCAGCCGCACAACATCCAGCCCAAGGACAAGCTGGAGATGTACGACAAGATGGGCATCGGCGGCATCATCCGGGTCAACACGGACGGTACCGGGCGCGAGGTCTACACCCGCGGGATCCGCAACTCGGTCGGCCATGACTTCAACCCTGCCGACGGCTCGCTGTGGTTCACCGACAACCAGGTGGACGGCATGGGCGACGATATCCCGCCGGGCGAGCTGAACCGCCAGACCGAAGCCGGGCAGCACTTCGGCTTCCCCTGGACCAACGGCGGCACCGAGATCCCCGACTACAAGGACGTGGAGCGTCCCGAGGGCGTCGAATTCGTCGAGCCGCAGGTCAACATGCAAGCGCATGCGGCAGATCTGGGAATGCGCTTCTACACCGGTGGCTCGTTCCCAGACAAATACAAGGGCGGGATCTTCTCGGCACAGCACGGCTCGTGGAACCGCACCGAGCCGGTCGGCGCTCGGGTGATGTTCACCTCGCTCGACGAGGAGGGCAACGCCGCCAACACCGAGGTCTTCGCCGACGGCTGGCTCGACGAAGAGACCGGTGAATATCGCGGACGCCCGATGGACGTCGCCTTCCTGCGCGATGGCTCGATGCTGGTGTCGGACGATTTCGCCGGGGCCATCTGGCGCATCGCCTTCGCTCCCAAGGCGGCCGAATGA
- a CDS encoding peptide chain release factor 3 has translation MLDTASNRPTLPPEIARRRTFAIISHPDAGKTTLTEKFLLFGGAIQMAGQVRAKGEARRTRSDFMKMEQERGISVSASAMSFEYGNFRYNLVDTPGHSDFSEDTYRTLTAVDAAIMVIDGAKGVESQTRKLFEVCRLRDLPILTFCNKMDREARDTFEIIDEIQENLAIDVTPASWPIGMGRDFVGCYDMIHDRLELMDRADRNRVAESIKISGLDDPKLAEHVPADLLEQLREEVEMARELLPALDPQSVLEGHMTPIWFGSAINSFGVKELMDGIGELAPEPQPTSADPRQIAPDEKKVAGFVFKVQANMDPKHRDRVAFVRLSSGHFERGMKLTHVRTKKPMAISNPVLFLAADRELADEAWAGDIIGIPNHGQLRIGDTLTEGETLKVTGIPSFAPELLQSVRAGDPMKAKHLEKALYQFAEEGAAKVFKPSIGSGYIVGVVGALQFEVLGARIEQEYSLPVRFEPSQFTSARWVHGEKASVEKFVNANKQHIAHDNDGDIVYLTRMQWDIDRVERDYPGVTLSATKEMMV, from the coding sequence ATGCTGGACACCGCTTCGAACCGCCCCACCCTGCCGCCCGAGATCGCGCGGCGCCGCACCTTCGCGATCATCTCGCACCCGGATGCGGGCAAGACCACGCTGACCGAAAAGTTCCTGCTTTTCGGCGGGGCGATCCAGATGGCCGGACAGGTCCGCGCCAAGGGCGAAGCGCGGCGCACACGCTCGGACTTCATGAAGATGGAGCAGGAGCGCGGCATCTCGGTTTCCGCCTCGGCGATGTCCTTCGAGTATGGCAACTTCCGCTACAACCTCGTCGACACGCCCGGCCACTCGGACTTCTCGGAAGACACCTATCGCACGCTGACGGCGGTGGATGCGGCGATCATGGTCATCGACGGCGCCAAGGGCGTGGAAAGTCAGACCCGCAAGCTCTTCGAGGTCTGCCGCCTGCGGGACCTGCCGATCCTGACCTTCTGCAACAAGATGGACCGCGAGGCGCGGGATACCTTCGAGATCATCGACGAGATCCAGGAAAACCTTGCTATCGACGTGACACCCGCCAGCTGGCCGATCGGCATGGGCCGCGATTTCGTCGGCTGCTACGACATGATCCACGACCGTCTGGAACTGATGGACCGCGCCGACCGCAACCGGGTGGCGGAATCGATCAAGATCAGCGGCCTCGACGACCCCAAGCTCGCCGAACATGTGCCTGCCGACCTGCTCGAGCAGCTGCGCGAAGAGGTCGAGATGGCGCGCGAACTGCTGCCCGCGCTCGACCCGCAATCCGTGCTCGAGGGGCATATGACCCCGATCTGGTTCGGCTCGGCGATCAACTCCTTTGGCGTCAAGGAACTGATGGACGGCATCGGCGAACTCGCCCCCGAGCCGCAGCCGACCTCGGCCGATCCGCGGCAGATTGCCCCCGACGAGAAGAAGGTCGCCGGTTTCGTCTTCAAGGTGCAGGCCAATATGGATCCCAAGCACCGCGACCGCGTCGCCTTCGTGCGTCTGTCGTCGGGCCATTTCGAGCGCGGCATGAAGCTGACCCATGTGCGCACCAAGAAGCCGATGGCGATCTCCAACCCGGTGCTCTTCCTCGCCGCCGACCGCGAGCTGGCGGACGAAGCCTGGGCGGGCGACATCATCGGCATTCCCAACCATGGACAGCTGCGCATCGGTGACACGTTGACCGAGGGCGAGACGCTGAAGGTCACCGGCATTCCGTCGTTTGCTCCGGAACTGCTGCAAAGCGTGCGCGCGGGCGATCCGATGAAGGCCAAGCATCTGGAAAAGGCGCTCTACCAGTTCGCCGAGGAAGGTGCCGCCAAGGTCTTCAAGCCGTCGATCGGTTCGGGCTACATCGTCGGCGTCGTCGGCGCGCTGCAATTCGAAGTGCTGGGCGCGCGGATCGAGCAGGAATACTCGCTTCCGGTGCGCTTCGAGCCCTCGCAGTTCACTTCGGCGCGCTGGGTGCACGGCGAGAAGGCGTCGGTCGAGAAGTTCGTCAACGCCAACAAGCAGCACATCGCCCACGACAATGACGGCGACATCGTCTACCTCACGCGCATGCAGTGGGACATCGACCGGGTCGAGCGCGACTATCCGGGCGTGACCCTTTCGGCCACCAAGGAGATGATGGTCTGA
- a CDS encoding Rho termination factor N-terminal domain-containing protein, protein MSKDHAPSIKDPDLYETLRDKGYSEEKAARISNAKANPDMHPSEKGGKAPPYEDWTKAELYERAQEIGIDGRSKMTKAELIDALRSH, encoded by the coding sequence ATGAGCAAGGACCACGCCCCGTCGATCAAGGACCCCGACCTCTACGAGACGCTGCGCGACAAGGGCTACTCGGAGGAGAAAGCGGCGCGCATTTCCAACGCCAAGGCCAATCCCGACATGCACCCGTCCGAAAAGGGCGGCAAGGCGCCCCCCTACGAGGACTGGACCAAGGCGGAGCTTTACGAGCGCGCTCAGGAGATCGGCATAGACGGGCGCTCGAAGATGACAAAGGCTGAACTGATCGACGCCCTGCGTTCCCACTAG
- a CDS encoding AbrB family transcriptional regulator translates to MARPTHSRLLAWLAVFLLSVVLGAGLELLHVPAALLLGPMIAAIALASSGLASGPRAIATPRPLFELAQAAVGTMIAGQIPASVLPEIAQDWPIFALGVVFVIAAAALLGYVLALRQVLPGNTAVWGASPGAAQAMVFLAEAHGADIRLVAVMQYLRVVMVAAGASLVARVFVGAPEMASDPAPLFAVPDRGLRDALIVMALGIVLTRITRMPAGTFLIPLLLGAVANGLGWLAPVTPGWMMALAYAVIGWTIGLRFSRDILRHTARALPRLVISVLLLMALCGLMAAALVVFAGVDPLTAYLATSPGGADSVAVIAAASNVDMAFVMAMQTLRFIIVLATGPMIARFVAARVEARLPALRRDA, encoded by the coding sequence ATGGCCCGTCCCACCCACTCCCGCCTGCTGGCGTGGCTCGCAGTCTTCCTGCTCTCGGTGGTCCTGGGCGCCGGGCTCGAGCTGCTGCACGTTCCCGCGGCGCTGCTCTTGGGACCAATGATCGCCGCCATCGCGCTGGCCTCGAGCGGGCTGGCGTCGGGCCCGCGCGCCATCGCAACGCCGCGCCCGCTCTTCGAACTGGCTCAGGCAGCAGTGGGCACGATGATCGCCGGGCAAATCCCCGCCTCGGTGCTGCCGGAGATTGCGCAGGACTGGCCGATCTTCGCGCTCGGGGTGGTTTTCGTGATCGCGGCCGCGGCGCTTCTTGGCTACGTGCTGGCGCTCAGGCAGGTGCTGCCGGGCAACACCGCGGTCTGGGGCGCGTCGCCCGGCGCGGCACAGGCGATGGTCTTCCTCGCCGAGGCGCATGGCGCCGACATCCGGCTTGTCGCCGTGATGCAATACCTGCGGGTGGTCATGGTCGCGGCGGGCGCATCGCTGGTGGCGCGTGTCTTCGTCGGCGCGCCGGAGATGGCCAGCGACCCGGCCCCCTTGTTCGCAGTCCCGGACCGCGGCCTGCGCGACGCACTGATCGTCATGGCGCTTGGCATCGTGCTGACCCGGATCACCCGCATGCCGGCAGGCACCTTCCTGATCCCGCTGCTTCTGGGCGCGGTGGCGAACGGGCTCGGGTGGCTCGCGCCGGTGACGCCGGGCTGGATGATGGCGCTGGCCTACGCGGTTATCGGCTGGACGATCGGGCTGCGCTTCAGCCGTGACATCCTCCGCCATACCGCGCGCGCCCTGCCGAGGCTGGTGATCTCGGTGCTGTTGCTGATGGCACTCTGCGGGCTGATGGCGGCGGCACTGGTGGTCTTCGCCGGGGTCGACCCGTTGACCGCCTACCTCGCGACCAGCCCCGGCGGCGCCGATTCCGTTGCCGTGATCGCCGCCGCCAGCAACGTCGACATGGCCTTTGTCATGGCCATGCAGACGCTGCGCTTCATCATCGTGCTCGCCACCGGGCCGATGATCGCGCGTTTCGTCGCCGCACGGGTCGAAGCCAGGCTCCCTGCCCTGAGGCGAGACGCCTAG
- the soxC gene encoding sulfite dehydrogenase — MSEPKTSRRAFLKGAATVAVTAGAARAAEPDPLITEVQPWAQGLGDGVDATPYGLPIRFEDDVVRRNVPWLTADPISSINFTPIHALDGTITPQGCAFERHHSGAIELSKSDYRLMINGLVDRPLIFTYEDLERFPRENHVYFCECAANTGMEWAGAQLNGAQFTHGMIHNMEYTGVPLRTLLREAGLPATTDKWVYVEGADASSNGRSIPMDKALDDVLVAFKANGEALRKEHGYPVRLVVPGWEGNMWVKWLRRIEVLDGPVESREETSKYTDTLADGTSRKWTWVMDAKSVVTSPSPQAPIKHGHGPLVITGLAWSGHGRITRVDVSTDGGRNWQTARLAREGENKALTRFYLDTEWNGEEMFVQSRAMDETGYVQPTKTQLRNVRGENSVYHNNCIQTWWVKPNGEAENVEVS; from the coding sequence ATGAGCGAGCCGAAGACATCGCGCCGTGCCTTCCTGAAGGGGGCCGCCACCGTGGCCGTGACCGCAGGGGCCGCGCGGGCCGCAGAACCCGATCCGCTGATCACCGAGGTGCAGCCCTGGGCGCAGGGCCTCGGCGACGGCGTCGATGCCACCCCCTACGGGCTGCCGATCCGCTTCGAGGACGACGTGGTGCGCCGCAACGTGCCCTGGCTGACTGCCGACCCGATCAGCTCGATCAACTTCACCCCGATCCACGCGCTTGATGGCACGATCACACCGCAGGGCTGCGCCTTCGAGCGGCACCACTCGGGCGCGATCGAGCTCAGCAAGAGCGATTACCGCCTGATGATCAACGGGCTGGTCGATAGACCGCTAATCTTCACCTACGAAGACCTGGAGCGCTTCCCGCGCGAGAACCACGTCTACTTCTGCGAGTGCGCCGCGAACACCGGCATGGAATGGGCGGGCGCGCAGCTCAACGGCGCGCAGTTCACACACGGCATGATCCACAACATGGAATACACCGGTGTGCCGCTGCGCACCCTGCTGCGCGAGGCAGGCCTGCCCGCGACCACCGACAAATGGGTCTATGTCGAGGGCGCAGATGCCTCCTCCAACGGCCGCTCGATCCCGATGGACAAGGCGCTCGACGACGTGCTCGTCGCCTTCAAGGCCAACGGCGAGGCCCTGCGCAAGGAGCACGGCTACCCGGTGCGCCTCGTGGTGCCCGGCTGGGAAGGCAACATGTGGGTGAAATGGCTGCGCCGCATCGAGGTACTGGACGGCCCCGTCGAGAGCCGCGAGGAGACCTCCAAGTACACGGACACGCTGGCCGACGGCACCTCGCGCAAGTGGACCTGGGTGATGGACGCGAAATCCGTCGTCACCTCGCCCAGTCCGCAGGCGCCGATCAAGCACGGCCACGGCCCGCTGGTGATCACCGGCCTCGCCTGGTCCGGCCACGGCAGGATCACCCGCGTCGACGTCTCCACCGACGGCGGTCGTAACTGGCAAACCGCGCGGCTTGCCCGCGAGGGCGAGAACAAGGCGCTCACCCGCTTCTACCTCGACACCGAATGGAATGGCGAAGAGATGTTCGTGCAGTCCCGCGCCATGGACGAGACCGGCTACGTGCAGCCCACCAAGACGCAGCTGCGCAACGTGCGCGGAGAGAACTCGGTCTATCACAACAACTGCATACAGACCTGGTGGGTCAAACCAAACGGGGAGGCCGAAAATGTCGAAGTCTCTTAA
- a CDS encoding Hint domain-containing protein, translating to MAEALSSAMPGAARPAHSVTVYRGRDLRVVSGANLGDALTFAEELQPDDVYALSPLARPARLNLLPAAASPFEIALGSELGRRGADLHLDACLTFMSRDGAITEALALVETCADGLVTEVYLMPLAAMQPRKDYALIGVNRDTALARFAQLACVSFTAGTLITLASGAQCAVEDLRVGDRVLTRDDGAQEIRWIGHQTLRAVGAFAPILIRAGTLNAARDLLVSPDHRLFVYQRRDRLGAGRSELLLRARHLINGETILRREGGFVDYYQMLFDHHQIIYAEGIAAESMLVDTRTRAVLPAELSEQVSALLPRHSASDQPELEVQETLLQRPDAAEILRQSSAG from the coding sequence ATGGCAGAGGCCCTTTCCAGTGCGATGCCCGGCGCCGCCCGCCCGGCGCACAGCGTGACCGTATACCGCGGCAGAGATCTGCGCGTGGTCAGCGGCGCCAACCTCGGCGATGCGCTGACCTTTGCCGAAGAGCTGCAACCCGACGATGTCTACGCGCTCTCGCCCCTTGCCCGCCCGGCGCGGCTGAACCTCTTGCCCGCCGCCGCCTCACCCTTCGAGATCGCCCTCGGCAGCGAACTGGGTCGGCGCGGCGCCGATCTGCACCTCGACGCCTGCCTGACCTTCATGAGCCGCGACGGCGCCATCACCGAGGCGCTGGCACTGGTCGAAACCTGCGCCGACGGGCTGGTGACCGAAGTCTACTTGATGCCCCTCGCGGCGATGCAGCCGCGCAAGGACTACGCGCTGATCGGGGTCAACCGCGACACGGCGCTGGCCCGCTTCGCCCAGCTTGCCTGCGTGTCTTTCACCGCCGGCACGTTGATCACCCTCGCGTCCGGCGCGCAGTGCGCCGTGGAGGACCTCCGGGTCGGCGACCGGGTGCTGACCCGCGACGACGGCGCGCAGGAGATCCGCTGGATCGGCCACCAGACGCTGCGTGCGGTCGGTGCTTTCGCGCCAATCCTGATCCGCGCCGGCACGCTCAACGCCGCCCGAGACCTGCTGGTCAGCCCCGACCACCGGCTTTTTGTCTACCAGCGCCGCGACCGGCTCGGCGCCGGCCGGTCCGAGCTGCTGCTGCGCGCCCGCCACCTGATCAACGGCGAGACAATCCTGCGCCGGGAAGGCGGCTTCGTGGACTACTACCAGATGCTCTTCGACCATCACCAGATCATCTACGCCGAGGGTATCGCGGCGGAATCCATGCTGGTGGACACCCGCACGCGCGCCGTGCTGCCAGCCGAGCTGTCGGAACAGGTGAGCGCGCTGCTGCCGCGGCACAGCGCCTCGGATCAGCCGGAGCTGGAGGTGCAGGAAACGCTCCTGCAGCGGCCCGACGCGGCGGAGATCCTGCGGCAATCGTCGGCGGGGTGA